From Granulicella sp. WH15, the proteins below share one genomic window:
- a CDS encoding IS110 family transposase, translating into MKKPAQHLIAEVPRRQAKVEMTIGIDLGDVWSHYCTLNQDGEVVDRGRFRTTPKAIEKWFTDVPSARVAMEAGTHSIWISAQLQELGHEVIVANVRELRAISHSDRKSDQVDAEKLARYARLDPNILRPIAHRTVEQQQALTLIRARALLVRLRTAAVNAVRGLTKSCGYRMPASATTCFAQRSVAVMPPGLAHALGPVLQQIAEMTVKIKLYDRQIQQLGQTEYPETQALLKVHGVGHLTALTFVLTLGSKERFGRSRDVGCYLGLRPRRSQSGDHDPQLGITHAGNAYLRSLLIECSNHILRPHGRDSALRQWGLHLAARGGKQAKSKAVVAVARKLAVLLHHLWSTQATYMPFYEQAA; encoded by the coding sequence ATGAAGAAGCCAGCGCAACACCTCATCGCTGAAGTTCCACGCAGGCAAGCCAAGGTCGAGATGACGATCGGCATCGACCTTGGCGATGTCTGGAGCCATTACTGCACTCTCAACCAGGACGGAGAAGTGGTCGACCGTGGCCGCTTCAGAACTACCCCGAAGGCGATTGAGAAGTGGTTCACCGACGTGCCATCAGCGCGGGTCGCGATGGAGGCCGGAACACACTCGATCTGGATCAGCGCACAGTTGCAGGAACTAGGCCACGAAGTGATCGTGGCGAACGTTCGCGAGTTACGTGCGATCTCGCACAGTGATCGGAAGAGCGATCAGGTGGATGCTGAGAAGCTGGCAAGATATGCGCGGCTTGATCCGAATATCTTGAGGCCGATCGCCCATCGTACGGTCGAGCAACAGCAGGCTCTGACTCTGATTCGTGCGCGAGCGCTGCTGGTGCGACTGCGTACCGCTGCGGTGAACGCCGTTCGTGGTCTGACGAAGTCGTGCGGCTACCGTATGCCTGCCTCTGCCACAACGTGCTTCGCCCAGCGCAGCGTTGCTGTTATGCCACCTGGACTGGCACACGCGCTCGGTCCGGTGCTTCAGCAGATCGCGGAGATGACAGTAAAGATCAAGCTGTACGACCGACAGATCCAACAGCTCGGCCAGACCGAGTATCCAGAGACGCAGGCGCTGCTGAAGGTTCACGGCGTCGGCCACCTCACCGCCTTGACCTTCGTGCTGACGCTCGGCAGCAAGGAACGGTTCGGACGAAGTCGTGATGTCGGTTGCTATCTTGGCCTACGGCCTCGTCGAAGTCAGTCCGGAGACCATGATCCTCAGCTTGGCATCACCCATGCCGGCAATGCATACCTCCGAAGTCTGCTGATCGAGTGCTCCAACCATATCCTCCGACCGCACGGACGAGACTCGGCGCTGCGCCAGTGGGGTCTGCACTTGGCCGCACGAGGTGGTAAGCAGGCCAAGAGTAAGGCCGTCGTCGCAGTAGCACGCAAGCTTGCGGTGTTGCTCCATCATCTCTGGAGCACCCAAGCTACATATATGCCGTTCTACGAACAAGCTGCTTGA
- the rpsF gene encoding 30S ribosomal protein S6: MNRTYEIMFIVRPDVEEADLDKLIEGFQKNVTDGGGEVRSTEKMGRRRLAYTVRKFNDGFYVLLTIVAEGQLITEIERRLRVSEQVIKFITVRIDEEEKRLAKIKHHRETHVKRSALPVAQPVAAPVAAPVAEAPVAAAPETTEAPAVEAPVAVAETPAATETVSA; the protein is encoded by the coding sequence ATGAATCGTACCTACGAAATCATGTTCATCGTCCGCCCGGACGTCGAAGAAGCCGACCTCGACAAGCTGATTGAAGGCTTCCAGAAGAACGTCACCGATGGTGGCGGCGAAGTCCGCAGCACCGAGAAGATGGGCCGTCGCCGGCTCGCCTATACCGTGCGCAAGTTCAACGACGGCTTCTACGTCCTGCTCACCATCGTAGCCGAGGGCCAGCTCATCACCGAGATCGAGCGTCGTCTCCGTGTCTCCGAGCAGGTCATCAAGTTCATCACCGTGCGCATCGACGAGGAAGAGAAGCGCCTCGCCAAGATCAAGCACCACCGCGAGACGCATGTGAAGCGTTCGGCTCTGCCGGTCGCCCAGCCTGTTGCGGCTCCTGTCGCCGCTCCCGTGGCCGAGGCCCCCGTTGCAGCCGCTCCCGAGACCACCGAGGCGCCCGCAGTCGAGGCTCCTGTCGCCGTGGCCGAGACTCCTGCCGCGACCGAGACGGTTTCCGCCTAA
- the rpsR gene encoding 30S ribosomal protein S18 produces the protein MADETSTPTETQAPAAAAPATTTGHSGPSTGFVPRGPRPAGGPGGPRPAGGPGGPGGRKFFRRKKVCKFCTEKIDQISYRDVRLLQGFVAERGKIVPRRLTGVCTTHQRRLSLAIKQSRNIALLAFAARF, from the coding sequence ATGGCTGACGAAACCAGCACCCCGACCGAGACGCAGGCACCAGCGGCTGCGGCTCCTGCCACCACCACCGGCCACTCCGGCCCCAGCACCGGCTTCGTTCCGCGCGGACCCCGTCCTGCGGGCGGACCTGGCGGCCCCCGTCCCGCGGGTGGTCCCGGCGGCCCCGGCGGGCGCAAGTTCTTCCGCCGCAAGAAGGTCTGCAAGTTCTGCACCGAGAAGATCGACCAGATCAGCTACCGCGATGTCCGCCTGCTGCAGGGCTTCGTCGCCGAGCGCGGCAAGATCGTTCCGCGCCGCCTGACGGGTGTCTGCACGACCCATCAGCGTCGCCTCTCGCTCGCCATCAAGCAGTCGCGCAACATCGCGCTGCTCGCCTTCGCCGCCCGCTTCTAA
- the rplI gene encoding 50S ribosomal protein L9: MEVILKEDVVKLGHRGDVVKVADGYGRNYLLPGKLAIEATAANKAVIEQMKGSAIRKSAKEKIQAEELSSTMQEIELLFERKVGENDHLFGSVTSGDIAQQLELKGFTVDRRKIAIEEPLKTLGEFHVPIKLHREVTTHVKVTIKSDAPEEVVAPAPAV, encoded by the coding sequence ATGGAAGTCATTCTGAAAGAAGATGTAGTCAAGCTCGGACACCGCGGCGATGTCGTGAAGGTGGCCGACGGCTACGGACGCAACTATCTTCTGCCCGGCAAGCTCGCGATTGAAGCGACTGCCGCCAACAAGGCAGTCATCGAGCAGATGAAGGGCTCGGCTATCCGCAAGTCCGCCAAGGAGAAGATCCAGGCGGAGGAGCTTTCGAGCACCATGCAGGAGATCGAGCTGCTCTTCGAGCGCAAGGTCGGCGAGAACGATCACCTCTTCGGCTCGGTCACCTCGGGCGATATCGCCCAGCAGCTTGAGCTGAAAGGCTTTACCGTCGATCGCCGCAAGATCGCGATCGAGGAGCCTCTCAAGACGCTTGGCGAGTTCCACGTTCCCATCAAGCTGCATCGCGAGGTCACGACGCATGTTAAGGTCACGATCAAGAGCGATGCTCCTGAAGAGGTTGTGGCTCCCGCACCGGCAGTCTAA
- a CDS encoding P63C domain-containing protein — translation MELAFATHQGRVTIGKWNLLAFNLRDGRRLLAKETFKEVLALPTTGGNKDTLRKISQHQLMRNSALTTAMSVFENPICFRSNAGKLIEGFEAEGLVTLCKFLLKAREIGVLQTAALMRTARAAESIIISLANVGLIAMIDEATGYQAKRTKGSLQEIFDKFLKTDYDSWNKRFPDDFYQEIYRLRKWEWKGRSINPPQCVGNFTNFIVYMRLAPGILGELESRNPMLENGERLVKHHQWLSDDIGQPALSHHIFAVITLMKVSETWSAFIAKLVKAFPQCGDQGWLELED, via the coding sequence ATGGAATTAGCTTTTGCGACGCACCAAGGCCGAGTAACAATAGGCAAGTGGAATTTATTGGCGTTCAACCTTCGCGACGGTCGACGCTTACTGGCAAAAGAAACTTTCAAAGAGGTCCTCGCATTACCGACTACCGGTGGCAATAAAGACACTCTTCGTAAGATCTCTCAGCATCAACTTATGAGAAACAGCGCACTTACGACAGCAATGAGCGTATTTGAAAACCCGATCTGCTTCCGATCCAATGCAGGGAAACTCATCGAAGGATTTGAAGCCGAAGGTCTGGTCACGCTCTGCAAATTCCTCCTGAAAGCAAGAGAGATTGGAGTTCTTCAGACTGCCGCGCTAATGCGCACCGCGCGCGCCGCAGAAAGTATCATCATCTCCCTTGCCAACGTCGGCCTTATAGCGATGATTGATGAGGCGACAGGTTATCAAGCTAAGCGAACAAAGGGTTCGCTGCAGGAAATCTTCGATAAGTTCTTAAAAACTGACTACGACTCATGGAATAAGCGCTTCCCGGACGACTTCTATCAAGAAATCTACCGGCTGCGAAAGTGGGAGTGGAAGGGGCGATCCATCAACCCTCCGCAATGCGTAGGGAACTTTACAAACTTCATAGTCTACATGCGGTTAGCGCCAGGCATACTGGGAGAGTTGGAATCCAGAAATCCGATGCTCGAAAATGGCGAGAGGCTCGTCAAACATCACCAATGGCTTAGTGACGATATTGGCCAACCTGCGCTTTCGCACCATATCTTCGCGGTGATCACTCTTATGAAAGTCAGCGAAACGTGGTCTGCCTTCATTGCAAAGCTCGTCAAAGCATTTCCTCAATGCGGGGATCAAGGGTGGCTTGAACTCGAAGACTAG
- a CDS encoding ferrochelatase: MKPEAILLLAHGTPDTLGQMAEYLSKVTGGRQLPQSVVEELQHRYAEIGLRDEPLPEGPPLTHWTLEQTRLLRESLTIPVYVGMRNWQPYIADVVARMRSDGIHSFRAICLAPQNSRTSTGLYRRAATSAAEGIEMEFISGWAEEPLLARAFADRLLPVWKEACAATGTRVPVLFTAHSVPCRTLLPGTPSSTSDQPTRPTTPIPADGIQTYDATATPDPYPVECKQTAIRVAEAAGLTDPDWYFAFQSQGIAGAPWIGPTVEETLKALAAEGYKGVVMQPIGFLCDHVEILYDIDIAFKATAKELGLDLWRAESLNASPILIEALIKLATAE; this comes from the coding sequence ATGAAGCCCGAAGCGATCCTCCTCCTGGCCCACGGCACCCCCGACACACTAGGCCAGATGGCCGAATATCTCAGCAAAGTAACCGGCGGCCGCCAGCTCCCCCAGTCCGTCGTAGAGGAACTCCAACACCGCTACGCCGAGATCGGCCTGCGCGACGAGCCTCTCCCCGAAGGCCCCCCGCTCACCCACTGGACGCTCGAGCAAACCCGCCTCCTACGCGAGTCCCTGACGATCCCTGTCTACGTAGGCATGCGCAACTGGCAGCCTTACATCGCCGACGTGGTCGCCCGGATGCGCTCTGACGGCATCCACAGCTTCCGCGCCATCTGTCTGGCCCCTCAGAACTCCCGCACCAGCACCGGCCTCTACCGCCGCGCGGCCACCTCTGCCGCCGAGGGCATAGAGATGGAGTTCATCTCCGGCTGGGCCGAAGAGCCTCTCCTAGCCCGCGCCTTCGCCGACCGCCTTCTGCCTGTCTGGAAGGAAGCCTGCGCCGCCACCGGCACCCGCGTCCCAGTCCTCTTCACGGCCCACTCGGTCCCCTGCCGCACCCTCCTCCCGGGCACGCCTAGTAGCACTTCAGACCAGCCCACCCGCCCCACCACCCCCATCCCCGCCGACGGCATCCAGACCTACGACGCCACCGCCACCCCGGACCCCTACCCTGTCGAGTGCAAACAGACGGCGATCCGCGTAGCCGAAGCCGCCGGCCTCACCGACCCCGACTGGTACTTCGCCTTCCAGAGCCAGGGCATCGCCGGAGCCCCCTGGATCGGCCCCACAGTAGAAGAGACCCTGAAGGCCCTAGCCGCCGAGGGCTACAAGGGAGTAGTCATGCAACCGATCGGCTTCCTCTGCGACCACGTAGAGATCCTCTACGACATCGACATAGCCTTCAAAGCCACAGCCAAAGAGCTTGGCCTAGACCTCTGGCGCGCCGAGAGCCTGAACGCCTCCCCCATCCTCATCGAAGCCCTCATAAAACTGGCCACCGCCGAATAA
- a CDS encoding nuclear transport factor 2 family protein: MTPPVPPFTLETAIQKVRKAEDGWNSRDPNRVSLAYTVDSVWRNRSEFVTGREQIVQFLTRKWTRELEYRLIKELWAFTGDRIGVRFAYEWHDDSGQWFRSYGNENWEFNDEGLMHHRYACINDLPVQPADRLFHWPQSTRPDDHPSLSELGL; encoded by the coding sequence ATGACTCCCCCCGTCCCGCCCTTCACCCTCGAAACCGCCATCCAGAAGGTCCGCAAGGCCGAAGACGGATGGAACTCCCGCGACCCCAACCGCGTCTCCCTCGCCTACACCGTCGACAGCGTCTGGCGCAACCGCTCCGAGTTCGTCACCGGCCGCGAGCAGATCGTCCAGTTCCTCACCCGCAAGTGGACCCGCGAGCTGGAGTACCGCCTCATCAAAGAACTCTGGGCCTTCACCGGCGACCGCATCGGCGTCCGCTTCGCCTACGAGTGGCACGACGACTCCGGCCAATGGTTCCGCTCCTACGGCAACGAGAACTGGGAGTTCAACGACGAAGGCTTGATGCACCACCGCTACGCCTGCATCAACGACCTGCCCGTCCAGCCCGCCGACCGCCTCTTCCACTGGCCCCAGAGCACCCGTCCCGACGACCACCCCAGCCTGAGCGAACTGGGCCTATGA
- the hemE gene encoding uroporphyrinogen decarboxylase: MDSITLPPTSPEPTPHRTGSRFVRACLRLPVDTTPVWFLRQAGRYMPEYMAVRKHHSLLDICRTPEIAAEVTITAAERLGVDAAIIFADLLLPFTPMGLDFEFLAGEGPVVHAPIRTAEQVRALRTDRVDELAYVSHSIERVAAHFSSPRPDGDQLGIIGFCGAPFTLASYMIEGSSSRNYIETKKLMYASSLAGSPESTAWPLLMEKLVTVLTAYAQQQVEAGADVIQVFDSWAGALSVTDYREYCLPATTELVQRIRSLGVPVIYFGVDTASLLPTMRQTGADVLGLDWRTPLDQGWQSIGSGHAVQGNLDPITLFAPPEVLRTRVAEILTQAAGRPGHIFNLGHGIVPGTPVENVIQVVKWVRELSK; encoded by the coding sequence ATGGATTCGATCACTTTGCCGCCTACATCCCCTGAGCCCACCCCGCACCGCACCGGCAGCCGTTTCGTCCGCGCCTGCCTCCGCCTCCCGGTCGACACCACCCCCGTCTGGTTCCTCCGCCAGGCTGGCCGCTACATGCCCGAGTACATGGCGGTCCGCAAGCACCACAGCCTCCTCGACATCTGCCGCACCCCCGAGATCGCCGCCGAAGTCACCATCACCGCCGCCGAGCGCCTCGGCGTGGACGCGGCCATCATCTTCGCCGACCTGCTCCTCCCCTTCACCCCCATGGGCCTCGACTTCGAGTTCCTAGCCGGTGAAGGCCCCGTCGTCCACGCCCCCATCCGCACCGCCGAGCAGGTCCGCGCCCTCCGCACCGACCGCGTCGACGAGCTAGCCTACGTCTCCCACTCCATCGAGCGCGTAGCCGCTCACTTCTCCTCCCCCCGCCCCGACGGCGACCAGCTCGGCATCATCGGCTTCTGCGGCGCGCCCTTCACCCTGGCCAGCTACATGATCGAAGGCTCCAGCTCCCGCAACTACATCGAGACCAAGAAGCTGATGTACGCGAGCAGCCTCGCCGGTTCGCCCGAATCCACCGCCTGGCCCCTCCTCATGGAGAAACTCGTAACCGTCCTAACCGCCTACGCCCAGCAGCAAGTCGAAGCCGGAGCCGACGTCATCCAGGTCTTCGACAGTTGGGCAGGCGCTCTCTCGGTCACCGACTACCGCGAGTACTGCCTCCCCGCCACCACCGAGCTGGTCCAGCGCATCCGCTCCCTTGGCGTCCCGGTCATCTACTTCGGCGTCGACACGGCCTCCCTCCTCCCAACCATGCGCCAAACCGGAGCCGACGTCCTCGGCCTGGACTGGCGCACGCCCCTCGACCAGGGCTGGCAGTCCATCGGCAGCGGCCACGCTGTCCAGGGCAACCTCGACCCCATCACCCTCTTCGCCCCGCCCGAAGTCCTCCGCACCCGCGTAGCCGAGATCCTCACCCAGGCCGCCGGACGCCCCGGCCACATCTTCAACCTCGGCCACGGCATCGTCCCCGGCACTCCCGTGGAAAACGTCATCCAGGTCGTAAAATGGGTACGGGAGCTAAGCAAGTAA
- the hemG gene encoding protoporphyrinogen oxidase has protein sequence MTSKPRTAIIGGGIAGVTAAWQLAQIDPTQDVTLFEASPRLGGIVETVRREGFVVECGPDGWITEKPWARELAEELGLGNELISSLDATRITYILRNGRLIPIPDGMRMMVPTDLEALTRSELFSPAAIAAYASEPGRAEELRAATPDRDESVASFVLRHFGEEVLHTVAAPLLSGVFGGDVTRLSVRAVMPAFVQMEREHGSLILALQSKPKTASPQPIFTSLASGSGSLIERMVAAIPPEWIRLNTTVSDLVTAGQAWTVELAGKPPSYQDFDRVIVATPGHISRQLLGGIVDTALLPFEATSAVIIALAFTQPFDLPPGFGFLVPDGETNNLLAGTFIDQKFPNRVPQGTHLLRAFFGGERAPAIAIMPDDEIAAQAFEELQKILGPLPEPSFTIVRRWPHSLPQYAVGHLDRLAELDRQVAQHPGLHLLGNAYRGVGLPDLIREARTLAREIAQPK, from the coding sequence ATGACGTCTAAGCCTCGCACAGCCATCATCGGCGGTGGCATCGCTGGAGTCACCGCCGCCTGGCAGCTAGCCCAAATCGACCCGACTCAAGATGTAACCCTCTTCGAAGCCTCCCCCCGCCTCGGCGGCATCGTCGAGACCGTCCGCCGCGAAGGCTTCGTCGTCGAGTGCGGCCCCGACGGCTGGATCACCGAAAAGCCCTGGGCACGCGAATTAGCTGAGGAATTGGGCCTCGGCAACGAGCTGATCTCCTCCCTCGACGCCACCCGCATCACCTACATCCTGCGCAACGGTCGCCTCATCCCCATCCCCGATGGAATGCGCATGATGGTCCCGACCGACCTCGAAGCCCTCACCCGTTCGGAACTCTTCAGCCCTGCCGCCATCGCCGCCTACGCCTCCGAACCCGGCCGAGCCGAAGAGCTCCGCGCCGCCACCCCCGACCGCGACGAGTCCGTAGCCAGCTTCGTCCTACGCCACTTCGGCGAAGAGGTCCTCCACACCGTAGCCGCTCCCCTGCTCTCGGGCGTCTTTGGCGGAGACGTTACCCGCCTCAGCGTCCGCGCGGTCATGCCCGCCTTCGTCCAGATGGAGCGCGAGCACGGCTCCCTCATCCTCGCCCTGCAATCCAAGCCAAAGACCGCCTCCCCCCAGCCGATCTTCACCTCCCTGGCCTCGGGCAGCGGCTCCCTGATCGAGCGCATGGTCGCCGCCATCCCACCCGAGTGGATTCGCCTCAACACCACCGTCAGCGACCTGGTCACCGCCGGTCAGGCCTGGACAGTCGAACTGGCCGGAAAGCCCCCCTCCTACCAGGACTTCGACCGCGTCATCGTAGCCACACCCGGCCACATCAGCCGCCAGCTCCTCGGCGGCATAGTCGACACCGCCCTGCTCCCCTTCGAGGCCACCTCTGCCGTCATCATCGCCCTGGCCTTCACCCAGCCGTTCGACCTCCCCCCCGGCTTCGGCTTCCTCGTCCCCGACGGCGAGACCAACAACCTACTGGCCGGAACCTTCATCGACCAGAAGTTCCCCAACCGCGTGCCTCAGGGCACCCACCTGCTGCGAGCCTTCTTCGGCGGCGAGCGCGCCCCCGCCATCGCCATCATGCCCGACGACGAGATCGCCGCCCAGGCCTTCGAGGAGCTGCAAAAGATCCTCGGCCCCCTGCCCGAACCATCTTTCACCATCGTCCGCCGCTGGCCCCACAGCCTCCCCCAGTACGCCGTCGGCCATCTGGATCGGCTCGCCGAGCTGGACCGTCAGGTCGCCCAGCACCCCGGCCTTCACCTCCTCGGCAACGCCTACCGGGGGGTCGGACTGCCGGACCTGATCCGCGAAGCCCGCACCTTAGCCCGGGAGATAGCCCAACCGAAGTGA
- the purS gene encoding phosphoribosylformylglycinamidine synthase subunit PurS has protein sequence MKAHVYVTLKRTVLDAQGQTVTDALRRMNYHGVTDVRQGKYFLLTLEDGQDMPTVRAEVERIATEVLVNPVIEEFSFRLES, from the coding sequence ATGAAGGCTCACGTATATGTCACGCTCAAACGTACCGTCCTCGATGCACAGGGGCAAACCGTAACGGATGCGCTGCGTCGCATGAACTACCACGGCGTCACCGACGTCCGTCAGGGCAAGTATTTTCTGTTGACCCTGGAGGATGGGCAGGACATGCCGACCGTACGGGCCGAAGTGGAGCGCATCGCTACCGAGGTTCTGGTGAACCCGGTGATCGAAGAATTCAGCTTCCGCCTCGAGTCCTAA
- a CDS encoding prepilin peptidase, whose translation MISIDKEIIYPVAGSVCAGIAAIFDIQSRKIPNRLIAFALPAALLLHLIFDGWSGLATSFAAALVAGGIFLIFFVAGGMGGGDVKLISTVASAIGFENIAYLLIFTSLVGGLMGLVLALVHGRLRETMWNVLSLVRHHHHKGLTPHEEINVKNSNSLRLPYAVAIAAGCLLTSYFAEMPR comes from the coding sequence ATGATTTCAATCGATAAAGAGATCATCTATCCGGTTGCTGGTTCAGTATGTGCAGGTATTGCTGCCATCTTTGATATTCAAAGTCGGAAAATTCCAAATCGCTTAATCGCATTTGCCCTCCCTGCGGCGCTTCTGCTTCACCTGATCTTTGACGGGTGGAGTGGGTTGGCAACCTCTTTTGCTGCAGCTCTCGTCGCGGGAGGCATATTTTTAATTTTTTTTGTGGCAGGTGGCATGGGTGGTGGGGATGTGAAGTTGATTAGTACGGTGGCGAGTGCGATTGGTTTTGAAAATATCGCTTATCTTCTGATCTTTACCTCTCTTGTGGGTGGGCTGATGGGATTAGTGCTTGCTCTAGTGCATGGGCGCCTTCGAGAGACGATGTGGAATGTTCTCTCTCTTGTGCGCCATCATCACCATAAAGGCCTTACCCCGCATGAGGAAATAAACGTAAAAAATAGTAATTCCCTACGCCTTCCCTACGCGGTAGCGATTGCAGCAGGATGCCTGTTGACCAGTTATTTTGCAGAAATGCCGAGGTAA
- a CDS encoding Flp family type IVb pilin, which translates to MNRILHHVTNLLKDESGQDLIEYALIASLISLAAITLMGTVATNIKTVFTNISNGLVPPS; encoded by the coding sequence ATGAATCGCATCTTGCATCACGTTACCAACCTTCTCAAAGATGAGTCTGGGCAGGATCTGATTGAATATGCCCTCATCGCTTCTTTAATATCGCTTGCCGCAATCACGCTTATGGGAACTGTTGCTACCAATATCAAGACCGTATTTACCAATATCTCAAATGGCTTGGTTCCTCCTTCGTAG
- the cpaB gene encoding Flp pilus assembly protein CpaB yields MLARRFIAAMLVAVAISGSFTLWLSHRLSKLRAPVPTQLRYVATVKKMEAGEILTATNLKLVNWPGGAPLAGAFIRQDDVIGRSVLYPLAEGEPLLDRQISGVGQGAGLSARIPEGMRALSLKSDQVVGVAGYLLPGTHVDVLVTFRAASSDSMTSTVLQDAQILTAGQKMQPDPEGKANTVDVVTLLVTPEDAERVVLASAQGTVHFVLRNGADHNHVEDTPAQMSTLGAMVKAKPAAVRRIVSPQTPPAPKRYSVQLMQGEKQSVESFQ; encoded by the coding sequence ATGCTTGCACGCCGCTTTATTGCTGCCATGCTCGTGGCGGTTGCCATATCGGGGAGTTTTACTTTATGGCTTAGCCACCGCTTATCTAAGTTGCGTGCGCCTGTACCGACGCAGTTGCGTTATGTGGCTACAGTGAAAAAAATGGAGGCGGGGGAGATATTGACCGCTACAAATTTAAAACTGGTGAACTGGCCTGGCGGAGCGCCGCTTGCGGGTGCGTTTATCCGGCAGGATGATGTGATTGGCAGAAGCGTGCTTTACCCACTCGCCGAAGGGGAGCCGTTGCTCGATCGGCAGATATCCGGTGTGGGGCAAGGTGCGGGCTTGTCGGCTCGCATTCCTGAAGGAATGAGGGCCTTGTCGTTAAAGTCGGATCAGGTGGTAGGAGTTGCAGGATATTTGCTGCCGGGAACCCATGTCGATGTGCTAGTAACCTTTCGGGCAGCATCGTCAGACTCGATGACATCCACGGTTCTACAAGATGCGCAGATATTAACCGCCGGACAGAAGATGCAACCGGACCCCGAAGGTAAGGCCAATACTGTCGATGTTGTAACTCTTTTAGTTACTCCAGAGGACGCTGAAAGGGTAGTGCTGGCAAGTGCCCAGGGCACTGTGCACTTTGTATTGAGAAACGGAGCCGATCATAACCACGTTGAGGATACTCCGGCGCAAATGTCTACTTTAGGAGCAATGGTAAAGGCCAAGCCAGCAGCAGTAAGGCGGATAGTAAGTCCTCAGACTCCGCCAGCCCCTAAGAGGTATAGTGTGCAACTCATGCAGGGCGAAAAGCAATCGGTGGAGAGCTTCCAGTGA